A single window of Halotalea alkalilenta DNA harbors:
- a CDS encoding type II toxin-antitoxin system HipA family toxin: MTSRKAVDEAYVWIWLPDAMEPVVAGRLSRDEDQLIFNYGRSYLERNDCIPIYEPELPLTRGAIFPEPGLKLASALRDAAPDAWGRRVILNRLVGTRSKDADVGALDELTYLLESGSDRIGGLDFQASPTEYVPRLAQAAPLEELMNAAAMVENGVPLTPDLDQALFHGSSLGGARPKAMIEAEKQKFIAKFSSSTDTYNVVKAEYIAMRLAAEVGLHVAPVRFHHTLGKDALLVERFDRSKARGGWKRRLMVSVLTLFGLDEMMARYASYEELSDIIRQRFDEPETTLRELFGRLVFNIICGNTDDHARNHAAFWDGNTLELTPAYDICPQNRTGNEATQAMLIIGENRMSNLAVCLDAAPKFLLERNEAVEIITHHIETVRARWTSICDEVGLSEVDRKLFWSRMFLNPFVFEGTPKAISRLA, translated from the coding sequence ATGACTTCTAGGAAAGCAGTCGACGAAGCCTATGTGTGGATCTGGTTGCCCGATGCGATGGAGCCCGTTGTCGCGGGTCGGCTGAGCCGGGATGAAGACCAGCTCATCTTCAACTATGGCCGCAGCTACCTTGAGCGGAACGATTGCATCCCGATCTATGAGCCTGAGCTGCCACTGACGCGTGGCGCCATTTTTCCTGAGCCGGGGCTGAAGCTGGCGAGTGCGCTACGCGACGCGGCACCAGACGCATGGGGGCGTCGTGTCATCCTTAATCGACTGGTGGGGACCAGGAGTAAAGACGCGGATGTCGGGGCGCTGGATGAACTGACATACCTACTCGAATCCGGTTCAGACAGGATTGGTGGTCTCGATTTTCAGGCATCACCAACAGAGTATGTACCGCGCCTTGCGCAGGCCGCGCCCCTAGAAGAATTGATGAACGCAGCAGCAATGGTGGAGAACGGAGTGCCGCTGACGCCCGATCTTGATCAGGCTCTTTTTCATGGCAGTTCGCTGGGCGGGGCACGGCCGAAAGCGATGATCGAAGCAGAGAAACAAAAATTCATCGCGAAGTTCTCGTCTTCGACGGACACCTACAATGTTGTGAAGGCTGAATACATCGCTATGCGGCTGGCTGCGGAGGTCGGTTTGCATGTAGCGCCGGTGCGCTTCCACCACACGCTAGGCAAGGACGCTCTCCTGGTCGAGCGTTTCGACCGCTCGAAGGCTAGAGGTGGCTGGAAGCGCCGGCTGATGGTCTCGGTACTGACCCTTTTCGGCCTCGATGAGATGATGGCGCGATACGCGAGCTATGAAGAACTTTCGGACATTATTCGTCAACGCTTCGACGAGCCGGAAACGACGCTGCGCGAATTGTTTGGCCGACTAGTCTTCAACATCATCTGTGGCAACACTGATGATCATGCACGAAACCACGCTGCTTTCTGGGACGGCAACACACTGGAGCTGACACCAGCCTACGATATATGCCCTCAGAACCGGACAGGTAACGAGGCAACGCAAGCGATGCTGATCATCGGCGAGAACCGGATGAGCAATCTAGCCGTTTGCCTGGATGCGGCCCCAAAGTTTCTGCTGGAAAGAAACGAAGCCGTTGAGATCATCACGCATCACATCGAAACCGTACGTGCGCGCTGGACAAGCATTTGCGATGAGGTCGGGTTGAGCGAAGTGGATCGCAAGCTGTTTTGGTCACGGATGTTCCTCAACCCATTTGTTTTCGAAGGTACGCCGAAGGCGATATCGCGGTTGGCATAG
- a CDS encoding helix-turn-helix domain-containing protein, with translation MAKPSTRTYSRHSRDAARLLGLMIRNARIERELTVEELAERAGVSRGLVYRAEQGDMGCAIGAVFELATIAGVPLFTADRSAMTLHIANAEKILSLLPRAVHHPKKVVNDDF, from the coding sequence ATGGCGAAACCCTCCACACGCACTTACTCCCGCCATAGCCGCGATGCAGCGCGGTTGCTCGGATTGATGATCCGCAATGCGCGAATCGAACGTGAGCTGACGGTAGAGGAACTGGCAGAGCGCGCAGGTGTGTCACGCGGCCTGGTCTATCGGGCCGAGCAAGGCGATATGGGATGCGCGATTGGAGCCGTTTTTGAGCTCGCCACCATTGCCGGCGTTCCACTTTTCACCGCGGATCGATCTGCGATGACGCTTCACATCGCAAACGCGGAGAAAATCCTCTCTCTTCTTCCCCGCGCTGTTCATCATCCGAAGAAGGTGGTGAATGATGACTTCTAG
- a CDS encoding Ldh family oxidoreductase, with translation MAETRRLTLEALERLTHGVLAASGFDADHAEAIGRVINAAQRDACHSHGVYRLLGMASAVREGLARGDVAPEVIDHASAIVKVDARFGFSPLAFERGLPALIEKTRRQGIAAMAINRCFHFTALWPEVERIAAEGLVGIAMTPSHAWVAPHGGSRGLFGTNPLAFSWPRPHAEPYVFDFATSAIARGDIELHRRAGKPLEPGWAVDSAGRPTLDPQAALDGAMLSFGGHKGSALATMIELLAGPLIDDMTSLESQRFDHGRGAAPCHGELILTLDPQAFLGVSLEAAQTRAEALFAEIVAQGARLPSERRRAARRQAITEGAVEIPAALVEELEALRSGQG, from the coding sequence ATGGCTGAGACCAGACGGCTGACGCTGGAGGCGCTCGAGCGCCTGACCCACGGCGTGCTGGCCGCCAGCGGCTTCGATGCCGACCACGCTGAGGCGATCGGCCGGGTGATCAATGCCGCTCAGCGCGATGCCTGCCACTCCCATGGCGTGTACCGGCTGCTCGGCATGGCCAGCGCGGTACGCGAAGGGCTTGCCCGCGGCGATGTCGCGCCCGAGGTGATCGACCATGCCAGCGCGATCGTCAAGGTCGACGCGCGGTTCGGCTTCTCCCCGCTCGCCTTCGAGCGCGGCCTCCCCGCGCTGATCGAGAAGACGCGCAGGCAGGGGATCGCGGCGATGGCGATCAACCGCTGCTTTCACTTCACCGCGCTTTGGCCCGAGGTCGAGCGCATCGCCGCCGAGGGGCTGGTCGGCATCGCGATGACGCCGAGCCACGCCTGGGTCGCGCCTCACGGCGGCTCGCGCGGGCTGTTCGGCACCAACCCGCTGGCGTTCTCCTGGCCGCGCCCGCACGCCGAGCCCTACGTGTTCGATTTCGCCACCAGCGCGATCGCCCGCGGCGATATCGAGCTGCATCGCCGCGCCGGCAAGCCGCTCGAACCCGGCTGGGCGGTCGATAGCGCAGGCCGGCCGACGCTCGATCCGCAGGCCGCGCTGGACGGTGCGATGCTGAGCTTCGGTGGGCACAAGGGATCGGCGCTGGCGACCATGATCGAACTGCTCGCCGGTCCCCTGATCGACGACATGACCAGCCTGGAGTCGCAGCGTTTCGACCACGGGCGCGGCGCTGCCCCCTGCCATGGCGAGCTGATTCTCACCCTCGATCCCCAGGCGTTTCTCGGCGTTTCACTCGAAGCCGCCCAGACGCGCGCCGAGGCGCTGTTCGCCGAAATCGTTGCCCAGGGCGCGCGGCTACCCTCCGAGCGCCGCCGCGCCGCACGCCGGCAAGCGATCACAGAGGGCGCGGTGGAGATTCCCGCCGCGCTGGTCGAGGAGCTCGAAGCGTTGCGCAGCGGCCAGGGCTGA
- a CDS encoding FAD-binding oxidoreductase encodes MEAEALVTSLRNQLVDLLGRDTVVTEPHDHEPYCRDWHGDMTSAAVAVLRPRDTGEVAAVVRACRTLDLDIVAQGGNTGLVLGALPDRPERQVVLSLERMRHIRSIDEDDFSAIVEAGCVLEELKLRLEERGLFFPLTLGAQGSCRIGGNVSTNAGGVNVLRYGMTRELVLGLEVVLADGSVWDGLSTLRKDNRGIDLKQLFIGAEGTLGIITAVAIKLSPLPERIETALLGVGDLHTAIALYRHARRACCDLISAFEFMPPSAFTLAREAQPDLPLPIATDYPAYVLIEISSSGLIDAKQLMEGLLEQAMEESLVLDGVIATSQAQARQLWAIREGMNEGQALRGPHLRTDISVPLSRLAEFVAEIGAELDDALPQCLAVAYGHVGDGNVHLNVLPPAGATLAERHALIGQAKKMINFRVDHYHGSFSAEHGIGRLKRDEFEHWISPVHRRLLEALKRAIDPEYRLNPGCQLPSITAR; translated from the coding sequence ATGGAAGCAGAAGCGCTCGTCACATCGCTCAGGAACCAGCTCGTCGACCTGCTCGGCCGGGATACCGTGGTCACCGAACCGCACGACCATGAGCCTTACTGCCGGGACTGGCACGGTGACATGACCAGCGCTGCGGTGGCCGTGCTGCGCCCACGCGATACCGGGGAAGTCGCCGCGGTGGTGCGCGCCTGCCGGACGCTCGATCTCGATATCGTGGCGCAGGGCGGCAATACCGGCCTGGTGCTGGGTGCCCTGCCCGATCGTCCCGAGCGCCAGGTGGTACTTTCGCTCGAGCGGATGCGCCATATCCGCAGCATCGACGAAGACGACTTCTCGGCGATCGTCGAGGCCGGCTGCGTGCTGGAAGAGCTCAAGCTCAGGCTCGAAGAGAGGGGGCTGTTCTTCCCGCTGACCTTGGGCGCCCAGGGCAGCTGCCGGATCGGTGGCAACGTCAGCACCAACGCCGGTGGCGTCAACGTGCTGCGCTACGGCATGACGCGCGAACTGGTGCTGGGCCTCGAGGTAGTGCTCGCCGACGGCAGCGTCTGGGATGGGCTGTCGACGCTGCGCAAGGACAATCGCGGTATCGACCTGAAGCAGCTGTTCATCGGTGCCGAGGGCACGCTGGGCATCATCACCGCGGTGGCGATCAAGCTCTCGCCGCTGCCCGAGCGGATCGAAACAGCGCTGCTCGGCGTCGGCGACCTGCATACGGCGATAGCGCTCTATCGCCACGCCCGGCGGGCATGCTGCGACCTGATCAGCGCGTTCGAATTCATGCCGCCTTCGGCGTTCACCCTGGCGCGCGAAGCACAGCCTGACCTGCCGCTACCCATCGCCACCGATTACCCCGCCTACGTGCTGATCGAGATTTCGAGCTCCGGCCTGATCGACGCCAAGCAGCTGATGGAGGGGCTGCTCGAGCAGGCCATGGAGGAATCGCTGGTGCTCGACGGGGTGATCGCGACGTCGCAGGCACAGGCGCGCCAGCTCTGGGCGATCCGCGAGGGCATGAACGAAGGCCAGGCGCTCAGGGGCCCGCACCTGCGCACCGATATTTCGGTACCGCTGTCACGGCTGGCGGAGTTCGTCGCCGAGATCGGCGCGGAGCTCGATGACGCGCTGCCGCAGTGCCTGGCGGTGGCCTATGGCCATGTCGGCGACGGCAACGTGCATCTCAACGTGCTGCCTCCGGCGGGTGCAACGCTTGCGGAGCGCCACGCCTTGATCGGGCAGGCGAAGAAGATGATCAATTTTCGCGTCGATCACTATCACGGCAGCTTCAGCGCCGAGCACGGCATCGGCCGGCTCAAGCGCGACGAGTTCGAACACTGGATCTCACCGGTCCATCGGCGCCTGCTCGAGGCCTTGAAGCGCGCGATCGACCCCGAGTACCGCCTCAACCCAGGCTGCCAGCTGCCCTCCATCACCGCGCGCTGA
- a CDS encoding FadR/GntR family transcriptional regulator, which produces MKHFALIHRSGQLPAQVAAKIAERIEQCSLAPGDKLPTEHALAKSFGVSRSVVREAVAQLRHEGFVHSRQGVGIFVADAQHRQSIRIEQDALRDPQSFFDLFQLRVPLEIEAAGLAARRRSEAQLEEIERTLAEMNGVHKWTEEGIVADLAFHRTLTLATNNTYFTTFLGFIAERIGTTISAARSTAVLEEIVEITIAEHTVIRDAIAARDVAAARVAMHRHIVNAAGRLGLRLEDERR; this is translated from the coding sequence GTGAAGCACTTCGCCCTCATCCATCGCAGCGGCCAGCTGCCCGCCCAGGTGGCCGCGAAGATCGCCGAGCGCATCGAGCAATGCAGCCTCGCTCCCGGTGACAAGCTACCGACCGAACATGCGCTGGCGAAAAGCTTCGGCGTCAGCCGCTCGGTGGTGCGCGAAGCCGTCGCCCAGCTGCGCCACGAAGGCTTCGTCCACTCCCGCCAGGGCGTCGGCATCTTCGTCGCCGACGCGCAGCATCGCCAGTCGATCCGCATCGAGCAGGACGCACTGAGGGACCCACAAAGCTTCTTCGATCTGTTCCAGCTGCGCGTACCGCTCGAGATCGAGGCCGCAGGGCTGGCCGCCCGCCGTCGATCCGAAGCCCAGCTGGAGGAGATCGAGCGCACCCTGGCCGAGATGAACGGGGTGCACAAATGGACCGAGGAGGGGATCGTCGCCGACCTCGCTTTCCACCGGACGCTGACGCTCGCGACCAACAATACCTACTTCACCACCTTCCTGGGGTTCATTGCCGAACGCATCGGCACCACCATCTCCGCCGCCCGCTCCACCGCGGTGCTCGAGGAGATCGTCGAGATCACCATCGCCGAGCACACCGTAATACGCGACGCCATCGCAGCGAGAGACGTGGCGGCCGCGCGAGTCGCCATGCATCGCCATATCGTCAACGCCGCTGGGCGCCTCGGCCTGCGCCTGGAGGATGAACGGCGCTGA
- a CDS encoding TRAP transporter substrate-binding protein produces MNRWMLTGVVSLLATSLSLPALADFSNRTIRLSNGIAADHPVADGVRAMTECLAEKSDGAMRINAFWSSALGDDLQATQALRSGIQEAVVASPSPLVGMVPSLGVFDLPFLFADEAEADAVVDGEFGDFINQELEQVGLINLAYWENGFRNVSSSQRPITRWEDFSGTRIRVMQNNIFLDTFQNLGANPTPMAFGEIFSALETGAIDAQENPFVTIDTSKFYEVQDYVSETRHAFTPFLVMFSKRIWDTYSEDEQQALRDCAVVGRDVQRRVIREASLRSKEEIEAAGVAVNEISPEEQQRMREKSQVIYDRHRDQIGPEVIDRVQAILAELRSD; encoded by the coding sequence ATGAACAGATGGATGCTTACGGGAGTGGTATCGCTGCTGGCGACGAGCCTATCGCTGCCGGCCTTGGCCGATTTCAGCAATCGCACCATCCGGCTTTCGAACGGCATCGCCGCCGACCATCCGGTCGCTGACGGCGTACGGGCGATGACCGAGTGCCTGGCCGAAAAATCGGATGGAGCGATGAGGATCAACGCCTTCTGGAGCAGTGCGCTGGGCGATGATCTCCAGGCGACCCAGGCGCTGCGCTCAGGGATCCAGGAGGCCGTGGTCGCCTCGCCTTCGCCGCTGGTGGGCATGGTGCCTTCGCTCGGCGTCTTCGACCTGCCGTTTCTATTCGCCGACGAAGCGGAAGCGGACGCCGTGGTCGATGGCGAGTTCGGCGACTTCATCAATCAGGAGCTCGAGCAGGTCGGGCTGATCAACCTTGCCTATTGGGAGAACGGCTTTCGCAACGTCAGCTCCTCCCAGCGGCCGATCACCCGCTGGGAGGACTTCTCCGGCACTCGCATCCGCGTGATGCAGAACAACATCTTCCTCGATACCTTCCAGAACCTCGGTGCCAATCCTACGCCGATGGCATTCGGCGAGATCTTTTCGGCGCTCGAGACCGGCGCGATCGATGCGCAGGAGAACCCCTTCGTGACCATCGACACCTCGAAGTTCTACGAGGTGCAGGACTATGTTTCCGAGACCCGCCACGCCTTCACTCCGTTTTTGGTGATGTTCTCCAAGCGGATCTGGGATACCTACAGCGAGGATGAGCAGCAGGCGCTGCGCGATTGCGCCGTGGTCGGGCGCGACGTCCAGCGCCGAGTGATCCGTGAAGCGAGCCTGCGCTCCAAGGAGGAGATCGAGGCGGCCGGGGTCGCGGTCAACGAGATCTCGCCGGAGGAGCAGCAGCGGATGCGCGAGAAGTCCCAGGTGATCTACGATCGCCACCGCGACCAGATCGGCCCGGAAGTCATCGACCGGGTCCAGGCCATCCTCGCCGAGCTGCGAAGCGATTGA
- a CDS encoding TRAP transporter large permease subunit encodes MTIVVFLASLLGAMAIGVPVAFALMFCGAMLMYYMGIFNAQIVAQNMISGADTFTLLAIPFFLLAGELMNAGGLSKRIIEFALSCVGHIRGGLGLVAIVAAIIMASLSGSAVADSAALAAILIPMMRQAGYDMPRAAGLMAAGGIIAPVIPPSIALIIFGVAANVSITQLFMGGIAPGLMMAVALAVTWMWLVRRTTVATLPRQPMKVRLRASARAAWALGMPVIVIGGIRFGVVTPTEAAVIAAVYALFVGMVVYRELSFADLYAVVVRAAKTTAVVMFLVAAALVSAWLITAANIPGELSGLIEPLIDRPQLLMLVIMVVVFVVGTALDLTPTILILTPVLMPIITMAGIDPVYFGVLFVMNTAISLITPPVGVVLNVVSGISRVPLGKMVWGVAPFLAAQVVVLLLLVAFPQLVLVPLAWLR; translated from the coding sequence GTGACCATCGTCGTTTTCCTCGCCTCACTGCTCGGCGCCATGGCGATCGGCGTGCCGGTCGCCTTCGCACTGATGTTCTGCGGCGCGATGCTGATGTACTACATGGGCATCTTCAACGCCCAGATCGTCGCCCAGAACATGATCTCCGGCGCTGATACCTTCACCCTGCTGGCGATCCCCTTCTTCCTTCTCGCCGGCGAGCTGATGAACGCCGGTGGGCTCTCCAAGCGGATCATCGAGTTCGCGCTCTCCTGCGTCGGTCACATTCGTGGCGGGCTGGGGCTGGTGGCGATCGTCGCCGCGATTATCATGGCCAGCCTGTCGGGCTCGGCGGTGGCCGATTCCGCGGCACTGGCGGCGATCCTGATCCCGATGATGCGCCAGGCGGGCTACGACATGCCGCGCGCGGCGGGACTGATGGCGGCGGGTGGGATCATCGCGCCGGTGATCCCACCGTCGATCGCACTGATCATCTTCGGGGTCGCCGCCAATGTATCGATCACCCAGCTTTTCATGGGCGGCATCGCCCCGGGGTTGATGATGGCCGTCGCCCTGGCGGTGACCTGGATGTGGCTGGTGCGTCGGACCACGGTCGCTACCCTGCCGCGCCAGCCGATGAAGGTAAGGCTGCGCGCATCCGCTCGCGCGGCCTGGGCGCTGGGCATGCCGGTGATCGTGATCGGTGGGATCCGCTTCGGGGTCGTCACGCCCACCGAGGCGGCGGTGATCGCGGCGGTCTATGCGCTGTTCGTCGGCATGGTCGTCTATCGCGAGCTTTCGTTCGCTGACCTTTACGCCGTGGTCGTGCGCGCGGCCAAGACCACGGCCGTGGTGATGTTCCTGGTCGCCGCTGCGCTGGTTTCCGCCTGGCTGATCACCGCCGCGAACATCCCCGGCGAGCTGAGCGGGCTGATCGAGCCGCTGATCGACCGGCCGCAGCTTTTGATGCTGGTGATCATGGTGGTGGTCTTCGTGGTCGGTACCGCGCTGGATCTCACCCCGACGATTCTGATCCTGACCCCGGTACTGATGCCGATCATCACCATGGCGGGCATCGATCCGGTCTACTTCGGGGTGCTGTTCGTGATGAACACCGCCATCTCGTTGATCACGCCACCCGTCGGGGTGGTACTCAACGTGGTCAGCGGCATATCGCGCGTGCCGCTGGGCAAGATGGTGTGGGGTGTCGCGCCCTTCCTGGCGGCCCAAGTGGTGGTGCTACTGCTGCTCGTCGCCTTCCCGCAATTGGTGCTGGTGCCTCTCGCTTGGCTGCGTTGA
- a CDS encoding TRAP transporter small permease: MKIAVDIFYKLLEYLLVILMTAMVVMVFSNVVMRYFFNSGLMMSDELSRFCFVWVTFIGAVVTFRENAHLGIETLVQRFGRTGRLVCMAMTQLLVMFCAAIFFWGTWQQSDINASMRAPVSGLSMIWVYGIGYFTGGMIFIISALRLLNILLGRVTDAEIAAFANEYDDELIGERAQ, from the coding sequence ATGAAAATCGCCGTCGATATCTTCTACAAGCTTCTCGAGTATTTACTGGTCATCCTGATGACCGCCATGGTGGTCATGGTTTTTTCCAACGTCGTTATGCGTTACTTCTTCAATTCCGGCTTGATGATGTCGGATGAGCTGTCGCGTTTCTGCTTCGTTTGGGTGACCTTCATCGGTGCCGTCGTCACTTTTCGCGAGAACGCTCATCTCGGTATCGAAACCCTGGTGCAGCGATTTGGCCGCACGGGGCGCCTGGTCTGCATGGCGATGACCCAGCTGCTGGTGATGTTCTGCGCGGCGATCTTCTTCTGGGGTACCTGGCAGCAATCCGACATCAATGCCTCGATGCGCGCGCCGGTCTCGGGGCTGTCGATGATCTGGGTCTACGGCATCGGCTACTTCACTGGTGGCATGATCTTCATCATCTCCGCGCTGCGGCTCTTGAACATCCTGCTCGGCCGGGTGACCGACGCGGAGATCGCCGCTTTCGCCAATGAGTACGATGACGAGCTGATCGGGGAGCGCGCGCAGTGA
- a CDS encoding TSCPD domain-containing protein — MDATEKDMSQRGEPQSATDGVQRIDRRIVKVSVVEDQRDDEPTAQAAAAPASPRTEMHERLARPERLSGETYKIKSPLYEHALYVTINDLVLNPGTEHEERRPFEVFINSKSMDHFQWIVALTRIISAVFRKGGDITFLAEELRAVFDPRGGYLKPGGLYVPSLVAEIGLVIERHLQSLGLLEVDQPSAEVRAWLDDKRVEFEANSGAGNDAVSGFPRGATLCPQCSTMAVVSLDGCDTCLNCGYSKCG, encoded by the coding sequence ATGGACGCTACTGAGAAAGACATGTCGCAACGGGGCGAGCCGCAAAGCGCCACCGATGGCGTGCAGAGGATCGACCGGCGTATCGTCAAGGTCTCCGTAGTCGAAGACCAGCGCGACGACGAGCCCACCGCGCAAGCGGCCGCCGCACCGGCCTCGCCGCGTACCGAGATGCACGAGCGCCTGGCGCGTCCCGAGCGGCTCTCTGGCGAGACCTACAAGATCAAGTCACCGCTCTACGAGCACGCGCTCTACGTCACCATCAACGATCTGGTGCTCAACCCCGGCACCGAGCACGAGGAGCGGCGCCCGTTCGAGGTGTTCATCAACTCGAAGAGCATGGACCACTTCCAGTGGATCGTGGCGCTGACCCGGATCATCTCGGCGGTGTTCCGCAAGGGCGGCGATATCACCTTTCTCGCCGAGGAGCTGCGCGCGGTGTTCGATCCGCGCGGCGGCTATCTCAAGCCCGGTGGGCTCTACGTGCCTTCGCTCGTGGCCGAGATCGGCCTGGTGATCGAGCGCCACCTACAGTCTCTCGGCCTGCTCGAGGTCGACCAGCCCTCAGCCGAGGTCCGCGCCTGGCTCGACGACAAGCGCGTCGAGTTCGAAGCCAATAGCGGTGCGGGCAACGACGCCGTGAGTGGATTTCCCCGCGGGGCGACACTCTGCCCGCAGTGCTCGACGATGGCGGTGGTCAGCCTCGACGGCTGCGACACCTGCCTCAACTGCGGCTATTCCAAGTGCGGTTGA
- a CDS encoding adenosylcobalamin-dependent ribonucleoside-diphosphate reductase — protein sequence MDATRSTRSEQPLALQPASLDIWDSKYRLKRRDGTPVDRDVDGTYARVAAALAAVEETDALRSHWGERFEWALAQGAVPAGRILANAGAEHYKPATSTINCTVSGTINDSMEAILDRLREAGLTLKAGCGIGYEFSTLRPRGAFVSGAGAQTSGPLPFMDVFDRMCLTISSAGGRRGAQMGTFDISHPDVREFIQAKREDSRLRQFNLSLLISDEFLQAVEADGDWPLSFPLHRHECESFDLDDPEWVIWRPWPEGGDYLERDDGLVACRVYAQVPARALWDELMRSTYDYAEPGFVLIDRVNQFNNNWWCEKIRATNPCGEQPLPPFGACLLGSVDLTRFVEAPFSAGARFDWQRYREVVRVFTRMLDNVVELNGLPLAEQREEILRKRRHGMGFLGLGSCLALLGIRYDSEAAVEFTERAARELALVGWEEALTLAEEKGPAPLLEEQFEVSAEMLRLRPEMIDDGYSVGDLVPGRVLHARYSRYMQRIALEAPELVAALAEKGARFTHHSSIAPTGTISLSLGNNASNGIEPSFAHSYSRNLIRPGRKTKERVEVVSYELLAYRALVDNEASVERGLPDYFVDSSQITPLDHVAIQAAAQRWIDSSISKTVNVPTDCPFEAFKDVYLEAWRRGLKGCTTFRFNPAAFQGVLVRSQDLARTRYRFELDDGEAVELPGDALVEYDGETHTAANLYDAIKEGYYGRY from the coding sequence ATGGACGCAACACGCTCGACCCGAAGCGAGCAGCCGCTGGCCCTGCAGCCTGCATCGCTCGACATCTGGGACAGCAAGTACCGACTCAAACGCCGTGACGGTACTCCCGTCGATCGCGATGTCGATGGCACTTATGCGCGAGTCGCCGCCGCCCTGGCCGCGGTGGAGGAGACCGATGCGCTGCGCAGCCACTGGGGCGAGCGTTTTGAGTGGGCGCTCGCCCAGGGCGCGGTGCCGGCCGGGAGGATCCTCGCCAACGCGGGTGCCGAGCACTACAAGCCCGCTACCTCGACGATCAACTGCACGGTTTCCGGCACCATCAATGATTCGATGGAAGCGATTCTCGATCGGCTGCGCGAGGCGGGGCTGACGCTCAAGGCCGGCTGTGGCATCGGCTACGAGTTCTCCACCCTGCGTCCGCGCGGCGCCTTCGTTTCCGGCGCCGGCGCTCAGACCTCGGGGCCGCTGCCGTTCATGGACGTGTTCGATCGGATGTGCCTGACGATCAGCTCCGCCGGCGGCAGGCGCGGTGCGCAGATGGGCACCTTCGACATCAGCCATCCCGACGTACGCGAGTTCATCCAGGCCAAGCGCGAGGACAGCCGGCTGCGCCAGTTCAACCTGAGCCTTTTGATTTCGGATGAATTCCTCCAGGCGGTCGAGGCCGATGGCGACTGGCCGCTCTCGTTTCCACTGCACCGCCACGAGTGCGAGAGCTTCGATCTCGACGACCCCGAGTGGGTGATCTGGCGGCCCTGGCCGGAAGGCGGCGACTATCTCGAGCGCGACGATGGCCTAGTCGCCTGCCGGGTCTACGCCCAGGTACCCGCCCGTGCGCTGTGGGACGAGCTGATGCGCTCGACCTATGACTACGCCGAGCCCGGCTTCGTGCTGATCGATCGGGTCAACCAGTTCAACAACAACTGGTGGTGCGAGAAGATTCGCGCGACCAATCCTTGCGGCGAACAGCCGCTGCCACCGTTCGGGGCCTGCCTGCTCGGCTCGGTCGACCTGACCCGCTTCGTCGAGGCGCCGTTCAGCGCGGGGGCGCGATTCGACTGGCAGCGCTATCGCGAGGTGGTGCGGGTATTCACCCGGATGCTCGACAACGTGGTCGAGCTCAACGGTCTGCCTCTGGCCGAGCAGCGCGAGGAGATCCTGCGCAAGCGCCGCCATGGCATGGGTTTTCTCGGCCTGGGTTCGTGCCTGGCGCTGCTCGGGATCCGCTACGACTCCGAGGCGGCGGTGGAGTTCACTGAGCGGGCGGCACGCGAGCTCGCCCTGGTCGGCTGGGAAGAGGCGCTTACGCTTGCCGAGGAGAAAGGACCGGCACCGCTGCTCGAGGAGCAATTCGAGGTCTCGGCCGAGATGCTCAGGCTGCGCCCGGAGATGATCGACGACGGTTACTCGGTCGGCGACCTGGTGCCGGGACGTGTGCTGCATGCGCGTTACTCGCGCTACATGCAGCGGATCGCGCTGGAGGCCCCCGAACTGGTCGCGGCGCTGGCCGAAAAGGGCGCGCGCTTCACCCATCACAGCTCGATCGCGCCGACCGGGACGATCTCACTCTCGCTCGGCAACAACGCCAGCAACGGTATCGAGCCGAGCTTCGCCCACAGCTATTCACGCAACCTGATCCGCCCGGGGCGCAAGACCAAGGAGCGGGTCGAGGTGGTCAGCTATGAGCTGCTCGCCTATCGCGCGCTGGTCGATAATGAGGCGAGCGTCGAGCGCGGCCTGCCGGACTACTTCGTCGACAGCAGCCAGATCACGCCGCTGGACCATGTGGCGATCCAGGCGGCGGCGCAGCGCTGGATCGACTCCTCGATCTCGAAGACCGTCAACGTGCCGACCGACTGCCCGTTCGAGGCGTTCAAGGATGTCTATCTCGAAGCCTGGCGGCGCGGGCTCAAGGGCTGCACCACTTTTCGTTTCAACCCGGCGGCGTTCCAGGGCGTGCTGGTACGCAGCCAGGATCTCGCCCGCACCCGCTACCGCTTCGAACTCGACGACGGCGAGGCGGTCGAGCTGCCCGGCGACGCGCTGGTCGAGTACGACGGCGAGACCCACACCGCCGCCAACCTCTATGACGCCATCAAGGAGGGCTATTATGGACGCTACTGA